From the genome of Microcoleus sp. FACHB-672:
CATAAGCCGTGCTTTGATTTTGAATTGCCCTGTTGCCTGTTAAACTTTCTGGAAAGATGTGTTCAGCTAGGCCATACCGGCCGCCTAGTTGCATTTGGATAAAGCGGGCAAAACTTTGGGTGTGCCCGCTGGCTTCTTGGAGAAATTCATCCCGTGCGGTTTCCGATTCAATCAGGCGATCAAGCCGATTGCCATAGTCATTACCCCGCAGCGGCCAGTTAATCATAAAGCGATTAAACGGTAATCGTCCGTAGTTCAGAAACCGCTCTGGGCCATAATTGTCCCAAGCACCGGCAAACTGAGCGGGATTATCTAGAGGTGGGGCGGGAATTTCGGGGGCTACGGCATCGGCACCGTAATCCTGCATAATCACAACCCAAGTGGGTGCCTGTACAGGGTAGCGTTGTGTAAAAGTATTGGGTCCAATTGGGGCGCTGGGTTCACCCCACTCCCTTTGAAATTCCCAACTCCAGCGATGGGGCACTTCGGCTAGGGCGATTACGTCTCCGAGTTCTGTCGCATCTAGGGTTAAATGGGCACGGACGGTGAAATCTGCAAAACGGATGCCGGTGACCCGGTTCCCCTGCTGCAAGACTTCCAAGGGTACTTGACCACTAATCCACTGCAAGTTTGGCAGATGCTGCACCCAGTCGGTAAAGATTTGGTTGCCGATGCGCGGGTCGTAAGTAAAAAAGCTGACCCAACCGTTGTCTAACCCACCCTTTTGTCGCTGGTGGAGAGAGCGCAAGAAAGCACCCCAAATGCCGGTTTGAAAGGCTGCTAGTTCGTTGCCATCTGGGGCTGAAACGCCCGCTGAGGTTAGCATTCCTCCTAACCAGGGAAATTCACTGACTAAGATGGTTTTGGCCCCTCGGCGGGCTGCTTGCAGGGCAGCTGCGGTGCCGCCGGTGCCGGCACCAACGACTAAGACATCAGCGCTCAATTCATCCACCACGTTGGGTTTTAGGTGCATTAATACTTGAGTCCTGCTAAATTTTAGGATGGGTTTGTCGCAAATGCGAGCTGTTAGGGAACTACGGGTTTCTGCCGATGCGTTCTCAGAATTCGTTGTTCTATATTGACTTTTACTTCGCTTGCATTTATTTTTTAATGCTTGTCCTGACTTTTAAAATCACCGCTAGGGAGTAGCCATCTGTATGGATCGTCGGACTTTTTTAACTTGGGTCTGGTTAGGTTGCTTGACTAGCGTTTCGCCTGCGATGGTTAAGGCCGGCACTGCTGGGGTTAAGGGTGAGCTAGCCGATGATTTAGTTTCTCAACGATTAGAACCTGTTGTATTTTATGTAGCGCTTAACGGCAATGATGCTTGGTCTGGTCAACAAGCAGATCCCAATACAGCAAAGACAGATGGCCCATTCGCTACGATCCAGAAGGCACGAGATGCTATTCGCAAGCTTAAGCGTGAGCAAGGAGACACACTCAAGCAACCTGTCAGTGTTTTATTGCGCGGTGGCACTTACTTTTTGAGTGAGCCGATAGTATTTACCCCTGAAGATTCTGGCACTGCTAAATTTCCCATAACCTACGAAGCATATCGTGATGAGAAGCCGGTGATCAGCGGTGGACAGCGCGTTACAGGTTGGCAGCAAGAGGGGAATGTTTGGAAAGCTACTCTGCCGACACTGGAGAAAGGAAGTTGGGATTTCCTTACGTTAAGAGTAGGTAATGAGTGGGCAACTCGCGCCCGGTATCCTAACTTTGAACCCCAAAATCCATATAAAGGTGGATGGTTGTTTGCTAAGAATACCTCGCCCAGTAAAACTGAAGTAGTTGTTGATCCCGCAAAGTTTCCCTCATGGTCAGACTGGAGCAACGCAGAAATCAACACTTATACGAATACAGGATATTGGAATGCTATTCTTCCTATCGAACGTGTAGACAAAGATAAACACACACTACATATTAAGTTGCCCGAAGAAAAAATTGAACAGGGAAATCGTTTCTATATTGCGAATGTTCGGGAAGCTTTAGACAGTCCTGGTGAGTGGTGTTTAAATAAAAAAACTGGCGACGTTTATTACTGGCCTTTACAGCAAGATTTTAAAAAATTAGAAATAGTTGTTCCAAAATTAGCTGTAGTAATTTATTTAGAAGGAAACATAAAAACCAAGAAATATGTAGAAAGCATTAATTTTAAAAAGCTTATTTTTACTGACACCACTTCGCCTGGTCGGGGTTATGCTTGGCGAATGCATGCTGGGATTTGGTTGACAGGCGCACGAAAATGTAAAATAGAAGATTGTACCTTTACTCGCCTGGTTGGCTATGGAATCTTAATCAAAGAAGGTTCTTCTGATAATCAAATTTTAAGCAATAAGATGGAGAAATTAGGGCAAGGTGGCGTATTACTGGCAACAAGTAATCTTGAAGGGCAAGAATTACCTTCCCCATCTTCTAACCTAATTGCCAACAATTATATTTATGAATGTGGACTAATTTATAAAGGGGTTGCCGGTGTATCTATATTAAAAGGTCAGAAAAATCGAATCGCTTACAATCAAATTAGTCGAATGCCAAGATGGGGAGTTTGCATAGCCTACGATTCTCAAAATAATGTTATAGAATACAACGAAGTTATCGATACAAACTTAGAAAGTGTTGACACAGGGGCGATTTATACATACGGAAAAACCAAAAAATTATCTGACAACATCATTCGATTCAACCTTATCCGCAACTCAGTAGGGTTGGGGACTACCCCTGAAGGGCGCATCCTTAGTCCTCACTACACTTGGGGTATCTACCTTGACGCTTTTAGCATTAGGACAATGGTTTATGGAAACATTGTTGTGGGGACAGTGCGGGGAGGTCTCTGTATCCTTGGGGGCAAGAGCAATGTTGTGGAAAACAACATTTTCGTTAATGGTATAGAGGCTCAAATAACTGTGCTGGCACTTGACGAATTCATGAGAGAAAATGTTTTTCGGCACAACATTGTTTTGTTTGAAAACATAAATGCCAATCTTTGGGTTAGCAATCCAGCCTTATGGAAACCTGAGCGGTTGGCTGAGGTTAACAACAACCTTTACTGGAACACAGGGGCTTTAGACTTAGCTAATACAGCCAGGGGAATTACGCCGGAGGGGAACTTTGCCAAATGGCAAGCAGCTGGCTTCGACCGCAACTCACTCATTGCGCCACCGCTGTTTGTTGCGCCTGAAAAAGGAGACTTTCGCCTGAAACCGGAATCACCGGCCCTTAAATTAGGTTTTCAGCCTATCCCAATCGAACGTATCGGCCCTAAAGGATTCAATCGTAGCAAAGAGACCACAGTAAGGTAATGTAAAGAAAAGTTTCGGGCTGTGCGGCAAGCAGACGTGCCTTAGTATGAATGGGTAAAAGGGGTAAATATGAAAGCACAAGTTTTTAGAGGTGTCAACCAACTGAGCTACGAAGAGGTGCCGGTGCCGGCAATTGCATCTGATGAAGTGCTGGTAAAGGTTCAAGTCGTTGGGTTGTGCCAGTCTGATATCAAAAAAATTCGCTATCCCCTCTACGAACCCCCACGAATCTTTGGTCATGAAACAGCAGGGGTGATTGCGGCAGTTGGAGATGCAGTGACAAATTGGCAAGTGGGGCAGAGAGTTGTGGTGATGCACCATATTCCCTGTATGCACTGTATATACTGCCTGAATGAAAACTTTTCCATGTGCGAAACCTACAAAAACATCACCACAACAGCGGGGTTTACACCCAGCGGTGGCGGTTTTGCAGAGTGTGTCAAAGTTCCGGGGCATATTGTTCGTAACGGCGGGTTGATTCCAATTCCTCATGAAGTGAGTTTTGAGCAAGCCAGTTTTGTCGAACCCACTAACTGTTGTCTCAAGGCAGTAAAGAAGGCCCAGATCGCTCCAGGACAAACCGTTTTAGTGACGGGGGCAGGGCCGATCGGGCTGATGTTTATTATGTTAGTAAAATATTTTGGAGCCAGAGCGCTCGCTACCGATTTGTTACCCTCTCGCATAGAGAAAGCCTTGCAAGTAGGGGCAGATGCTGCTTTTGACGCCCGCAATGCCGAGTTGTCGGCTAAGGTGCAGGCGGTTACTAATGGCTTAGGAGTGGATACGACTTTACTGGCAGTCCCCAGTGAAAAAGCTTTTTTTCAAGCTCTTGATTGCACCCGCAAAGGTGGAAAAATCCTGTTTTTTGCCGAGTTTCCTGACGAGGTAGAAATTCCGATTAATCCCAACATTCTCTACCGGCGGGAAATTGACCTGATGGGCAGTTACAGTTCTTCCTATCGATTGCAAGCACTCTCTGCTGATCTTGTGTTCAATAAGCGAATAGATGTGGAAGCGCTAATTAGCGATCACTATCCGTTGCAAGATTTAGCAGCAGCAGTGGATCGGGCTGTGCAGCCGGCGGCAGAAACCTATAAGATTCTCATTTATCCCTGATATCAGGAAAAAGCGAAGGAATGTAGATTAGTGGGGCTGAGGTGTACAGGCTTAAGAGATGCCGATTGTACGACCTCAACTTTAAAGTTAAAAAATAGGGTTCGCTTCCCTTTAAGACAGTTAGGATGAAAATATCTAACGGATTAGCATTGACAATTTATCCTAGGAACATTGACAGCCCAACGTCGTCTTTTTAATGGCATAGAAGACTATGAGGAGAGTTCAATCGACTGATAGGCACAATGACAAGGGCAGGGAGATGTGTGGAGTTTACAGATTGGAAAAGGAAGCATATTAGTAAAATGTTTTACTCTCCCTTATTTGCAAGATTTATGGAGTGCCAATGCTGAGCAAGTTAGCTAC
Proteins encoded in this window:
- a CDS encoding FAD-dependent oxidoreductase, translating into MHLKPNVVDELSADVLVVGAGTGGTAAALQAARRGAKTILVSEFPWLGGMLTSAGVSAPDGNELAAFQTGIWGAFLRSLHQRQKGGLDNGWVSFFTYDPRIGNQIFTDWVQHLPNLQWISGQVPLEVLQQGNRVTGIRFADFTVRAHLTLDATELGDVIALAEVPHRWSWEFQREWGEPSAPIGPNTFTQRYPVQAPTWVVIMQDYGADAVAPEIPAPPLDNPAQFAGAWDNYGPERFLNYGRLPFNRFMINWPLRGNDYGNRLDRLIESETARDEFLQEASGHTQSFARFIQMQLGGRYGLAEHIFPESLTGNRAIQNQSTAYALHPYYRESRRLQGLVTVREQDILPMVAGRVASLQTDSAGQVTAIALGNYANDHHYTDTGEPDMASLPLQPKSLRWGGRYTGTPFTIPYGSLIPAQTDGLLVCEKNISVSHIANGATRLQPVVMGIGQAAGMAAALCVERGCQPRDLPVRILQEALLTEPTAPAAIIPLFNLTPDHPEWLHWQRYYLDRPDAYPADGDCPLPSVVTHHSSASSPRQTTFTGIFHWHAPQDYTITLTTPTEISPQSWTLVTLQPEVDRKLQTCLTGQPLTVWGHLNQAGNWLLVEAIS
- a CDS encoding right-handed parallel beta-helix repeat-containing protein codes for the protein MVKAGTAGVKGELADDLVSQRLEPVVFYVALNGNDAWSGQQADPNTAKTDGPFATIQKARDAIRKLKREQGDTLKQPVSVLLRGGTYFLSEPIVFTPEDSGTAKFPITYEAYRDEKPVISGGQRVTGWQQEGNVWKATLPTLEKGSWDFLTLRVGNEWATRARYPNFEPQNPYKGGWLFAKNTSPSKTEVVVDPAKFPSWSDWSNAEINTYTNTGYWNAILPIERVDKDKHTLHIKLPEEKIEQGNRFYIANVREALDSPGEWCLNKKTGDVYYWPLQQDFKKLEIVVPKLAVVIYLEGNIKTKKYVESINFKKLIFTDTTSPGRGYAWRMHAGIWLTGARKCKIEDCTFTRLVGYGILIKEGSSDNQILSNKMEKLGQGGVLLATSNLEGQELPSPSSNLIANNYIYECGLIYKGVAGVSILKGQKNRIAYNQISRMPRWGVCIAYDSQNNVIEYNEVIDTNLESVDTGAIYTYGKTKKLSDNIIRFNLIRNSVGLGTTPEGRILSPHYTWGIYLDAFSIRTMVYGNIVVGTVRGGLCILGGKSNVVENNIFVNGIEAQITVLALDEFMRENVFRHNIVLFENINANLWVSNPALWKPERLAEVNNNLYWNTGALDLANTARGITPEGNFAKWQAAGFDRNSLIAPPLFVAPEKGDFRLKPESPALKLGFQPIPIERIGPKGFNRSKETTVR
- a CDS encoding zinc-dependent dehydrogenase, with product MKAQVFRGVNQLSYEEVPVPAIASDEVLVKVQVVGLCQSDIKKIRYPLYEPPRIFGHETAGVIAAVGDAVTNWQVGQRVVVMHHIPCMHCIYCLNENFSMCETYKNITTTAGFTPSGGGFAECVKVPGHIVRNGGLIPIPHEVSFEQASFVEPTNCCLKAVKKAQIAPGQTVLVTGAGPIGLMFIMLVKYFGARALATDLLPSRIEKALQVGADAAFDARNAELSAKVQAVTNGLGVDTTLLAVPSEKAFFQALDCTRKGGKILFFAEFPDEVEIPINPNILYRREIDLMGSYSSSYRLQALSADLVFNKRIDVEALISDHYPLQDLAAAVDRAVQPAAETYKILIYP